A window from Streptomyces sp. NBC_00299 encodes these proteins:
- a CDS encoding MAB_1171c family putative transporter, whose protein sequence is MYISFWIPTVVLTAALAIKLPTIIRLWRDPLLRAVGGLLLLACAVFVFAAPATIAWVNRVTGVPNIAAPLVYSLLTAFCGSCLLLIIAWRNGLSDRSAEARRAMRLVICAYSGVIVTLWVLFALADAPVERVQDLDTYYANTPFMREETLLYLLAHCTAVLITSRLIWNWVRTEGLDAWLRWGLVFLGIGYGLNLIFDAAKLTAVAARWTGHDLDWLSTDLAPPVAALSAILIAVGFILPHAGQYLHDRWQVRLAHHELRPLYLLMKSVNGSGVRFVLRASPELRLIRRETFIRDVLLPLARHIDEDLRGRSYDAALALGHRPGRAKALAAAVTIQDAVRRRSRAPDGDGTGGPDTTDLLQEIGAVSRALRHPDEIEAVRARTAAPAGNVPVHD, encoded by the coding sequence ATGTACATCTCGTTCTGGATCCCGACCGTCGTACTGACCGCCGCCCTGGCGATCAAGCTGCCCACGATCATCCGGCTCTGGCGCGACCCGCTGCTGCGCGCCGTCGGCGGGCTACTGCTGCTCGCCTGTGCCGTGTTCGTCTTCGCGGCCCCGGCGACGATCGCGTGGGTCAACCGCGTGACCGGCGTACCGAACATCGCGGCACCCCTGGTCTACTCCCTGCTCACCGCGTTCTGCGGCTCGTGCCTGCTGCTGATCATCGCCTGGCGCAACGGCCTGTCCGACCGCAGCGCCGAGGCCCGCCGGGCCATGCGCCTCGTGATCTGCGCGTACTCGGGCGTGATCGTCACGCTGTGGGTGCTGTTCGCCCTCGCGGACGCACCGGTGGAGCGGGTGCAGGACCTGGACACGTACTACGCCAACACGCCGTTCATGCGCGAGGAGACCCTGCTCTACCTCCTCGCGCACTGCACCGCCGTCCTCATCACGTCCCGGCTGATCTGGAACTGGGTGCGCACCGAGGGCCTCGACGCCTGGCTGCGCTGGGGGCTGGTGTTCCTGGGCATCGGCTACGGCCTCAACCTCATCTTCGACGCCGCCAAGCTGACCGCGGTCGCCGCCCGCTGGACGGGCCACGACCTGGACTGGCTCAGCACCGACCTCGCGCCGCCTGTCGCCGCGCTGTCCGCCATCCTGATCGCGGTGGGCTTCATCCTCCCGCACGCCGGCCAGTACCTGCACGACCGCTGGCAGGTCCGCCTCGCTCACCACGAACTGCGGCCCCTGTACCTGCTGATGAAGTCCGTCAACGGCTCCGGCGTGCGGTTCGTCCTGCGCGCCAGCCCGGAGCTGCGGCTGATCCGCCGTGAGACGTTCATCCGCGACGTACTGCTGCCGCTGGCCCGGCACATCGACGAGGACCTGCGCGGGCGGTCGTACGACGCCGCGCTCGCCCTCGGCCACCGGCCGGGCCGGGCGAAGGCGCTGGCCGCCGCCGTCACCATCCAGGACGCCGTGCGGCGCAGGAGCCGGGCGCCGGACGGCGACGGCACCGGCGGCCCCGACACCACGGACCTCCTCCAGGAGATCGGTGCCGTCTCCCGAGCCCTCCGCCACCCCGACGAGATCGAAGCGGTCCGTGCCCGTACGGCCGCCCCAGCAGGGAACGTGCCCGTACATGACTGA
- a CDS encoding carbohydrate ABC transporter permease, with protein MSSTTTTVAHGVLRPRATTATDSARLRWGNRFQHGGWFVAPFFVLYGLFVVLPVVRGLYLSFTDANISGDHTTFVGLDNYREALKDDLVWDSLTHSVQFTLYVVPAIVVVALLMALVAHHTVHFKWLWRLCFFAPFLLPSAVIGNLWWWLFQPTNGMVNHVLGLDTPWLTQKSTALLAVVVATLWWTVGFSFLLYLAALQNIPQHLYEAAELDGANAFQRLLHITVPNLRNITGLVIALQILASLQVFDQAVVMYQFGPGPEESTRTFVQYTLEQGFTSYRVGYASAISFILFLIIAVVALGRMWLLRNREESAR; from the coding sequence ATGAGCAGTACGACCACGACCGTCGCCCACGGAGTGCTGCGCCCGCGCGCGACCACCGCCACCGACTCCGCCCGACTGCGCTGGGGCAACCGTTTCCAGCACGGCGGCTGGTTCGTCGCCCCGTTCTTCGTCCTGTACGGCCTCTTCGTCGTCCTGCCGGTCGTCCGCGGCCTCTACCTCAGCTTCACCGACGCCAACATCTCCGGCGACCACACGACCTTCGTCGGCCTCGACAACTACCGCGAGGCGCTCAAGGACGACCTGGTCTGGGACTCCCTCACACACAGCGTGCAGTTCACCCTGTACGTCGTCCCGGCCATCGTCGTCGTCGCCCTGCTGATGGCGCTCGTCGCCCACCACACCGTGCACTTCAAGTGGCTGTGGCGGCTCTGCTTCTTCGCCCCCTTCCTGCTGCCGTCCGCGGTCATCGGCAACCTGTGGTGGTGGCTCTTCCAGCCCACCAACGGCATGGTCAACCACGTCCTCGGCCTGGACACCCCCTGGCTCACCCAGAAGTCCACGGCCCTGCTCGCCGTCGTCGTCGCCACCCTGTGGTGGACGGTCGGCTTCAGCTTCCTGCTCTACCTGGCCGCCCTGCAGAACATCCCCCAACACCTTTACGAAGCGGCTGAGTTGGACGGGGCCAACGCCTTCCAGCGGCTGCTCCACATCACCGTGCCGAACCTGCGCAACATCACCGGCCTGGTGATCGCGCTCCAGATCCTCGCCTCGCTCCAGGTCTTCGACCAGGCCGTGGTCATGTACCAGTTCGGGCCGGGCCCGGAGGAATCGACGCGCACCTTCGTCCAGTACACCCTCGAACAGGGCTTCACCAGCTACCGCGTGGGCTATGCCTCCGCGATCTCCTTCATCCTGTTCCTGATCATCGCGGTCGTCGCCCTCGGACGGATGTGGCTGCTGCGCAACCGCGAGGAGAGCGCCCGATGA
- a CDS encoding extracellular solute-binding protein, whose translation MGRPDLNRRQLLATAGGLAVAGSFGFAALGTGADALASSARTRVRYWNLFQGGDGTNQVAMVDAFRKANPDVAVKDSTLTWGGPYYTKLAMAAAGNRAPDLAVMHQGRIPGFAPGRLLDPWDVDLLAEYGVREADFNPVLWRRGIVDGELYALPLDIHVQLNFYRKDVCEKAGLLDSDGRLPAAGDPDEWFEILKAAKGQLKKGQQTLGLHANDQNFAWWFFVSFYQQLGGTYFDEDQTQVTFDTDKATQVLEFLRRNVTEGYVTVGEADGEAFIAGSPFTWEGNWSVPYFNGEKIEYGAQPLPPVFGTAATHVESHAFVLPHQADRGGAPNEGAYELAAYMVSHATTWANGGHVPAYLPTFKDPGYLELTPQNEYSGPAMEHPATEPHIWFAGSTGILATRLGPVIASSTLGSAKPDAAARRLKSLLHQLLAAKNPMTGLTAARELKGAGA comes from the coding sequence ATGGGACGACCTGACCTCAATCGCAGGCAACTTCTGGCCACCGCGGGCGGATTGGCGGTGGCCGGCAGCTTCGGGTTCGCGGCACTCGGGACGGGGGCCGACGCGCTTGCGTCCAGTGCTCGTACCCGGGTGCGGTACTGGAACCTCTTCCAAGGTGGCGACGGCACCAACCAGGTCGCGATGGTGGACGCCTTCCGCAAGGCGAACCCGGACGTCGCCGTCAAGGATTCCACCCTCACCTGGGGCGGGCCCTACTACACCAAGCTCGCCATGGCCGCCGCGGGCAACCGCGCGCCGGACCTCGCGGTCATGCACCAGGGCCGTATCCCCGGCTTCGCGCCGGGCCGCCTGCTCGACCCCTGGGACGTGGACCTGCTCGCCGAGTACGGCGTACGGGAGGCCGACTTCAACCCCGTGCTGTGGCGCCGCGGCATCGTCGACGGCGAGTTGTACGCCCTGCCCCTCGACATCCACGTCCAGCTGAACTTCTACCGCAAGGACGTGTGCGAGAAGGCCGGCCTGCTGGACTCCGACGGGCGGCTGCCCGCCGCCGGCGACCCCGACGAGTGGTTCGAGATTCTCAAGGCGGCCAAGGGACAGCTGAAGAAGGGGCAGCAGACCCTCGGGCTGCACGCCAACGACCAGAATTTCGCCTGGTGGTTCTTCGTCTCCTTCTACCAGCAGCTCGGCGGCACCTACTTCGACGAGGACCAGACCCAGGTCACCTTCGACACCGACAAGGCCACCCAGGTCCTGGAGTTCCTCCGCCGGAACGTCACCGAGGGCTACGTCACCGTCGGCGAGGCGGACGGCGAGGCCTTCATCGCCGGATCACCCTTCACCTGGGAGGGCAACTGGTCGGTGCCGTACTTCAACGGCGAGAAGATCGAGTACGGCGCCCAGCCGCTGCCCCCGGTCTTCGGCACCGCGGCCACCCACGTCGAGTCGCACGCCTTCGTCCTGCCCCACCAGGCCGACCGCGGCGGCGCCCCGAACGAGGGCGCCTACGAACTCGCCGCCTACATGGTCTCCCACGCCACCACCTGGGCCAACGGCGGCCACGTACCCGCCTATCTGCCCACCTTCAAGGACCCCGGCTACCTCGAACTCACCCCGCAGAACGAGTACTCCGGGCCCGCCATGGAGCACCCGGCCACCGAACCCCACATCTGGTTCGCGGGCTCCACCGGCATCCTCGCCACCCGCCTCGGCCCGGTCATCGCCTCGTCCACCCTGGGCTCGGCGAAGCCCGACGCGGCGGCCCGCCGGCTGAAGTCCCTCCTGCATCAACTGCTCGCGGCCAAGAACCCCATGACCGGCCTGACGGCAGCCCGGGAACTGAAGGGAGCGGGCGCATGA
- a CDS encoding toxin-antitoxin system, toxin component family protein, which translates to MDIAGARTRAARVAAVLRLRRSRSGSGMRELASELSAALRAGPHPPADVRELCHALCAEMSARRGGRPVELRFERFPDEIEVTGLWVEFQDFDLVIVEERAEAMQQLVILGHELWHMHAGHGHHHTDGTAAAHALAGTPGWKGIALAVAARNGSRERDEAEADDFGHRLAAAFRPLLSGPGADAPLGPVQRSLGYRGNGRAAR; encoded by the coding sequence ATGGACATCGCGGGCGCGCGCACGAGGGCGGCCCGGGTCGCTGCGGTGCTGCGGCTGCGGCGCTCCCGTTCCGGTTCCGGGATGCGTGAGCTGGCCTCCGAGCTGAGCGCCGCCCTGCGTGCCGGACCCCATCCCCCGGCCGACGTACGCGAGTTGTGCCACGCGCTGTGCGCGGAGATGAGTGCGCGGCGCGGCGGACGGCCCGTCGAGCTGCGGTTCGAGCGGTTCCCCGACGAGATCGAGGTCACCGGGCTGTGGGTGGAGTTCCAGGACTTCGACCTGGTCATCGTCGAGGAGCGCGCCGAGGCGATGCAGCAACTGGTCATCCTCGGCCATGAGTTGTGGCACATGCACGCCGGCCACGGCCACCACCACACCGACGGCACGGCCGCCGCACACGCGCTCGCCGGGACCCCCGGCTGGAAGGGCATCGCCCTCGCGGTCGCCGCCCGCAACGGCTCCCGGGAGCGGGACGAGGCCGAGGCGGACGACTTCGGGCACCGGCTGGCGGCGGCGTTCCGGCCGCTGCTGTCGGGGCCGGGCGCGGACGCGCCGCTCGGGCCTGTGCAGCGTTCCCTGGGGTATCGCGGGAACGGGAGGGCCGCCCGGTGA